From the Lactuca sativa cultivar Salinas chromosome 9, Lsat_Salinas_v11, whole genome shotgun sequence genome, the window CAAACGACATCATCTACCATGTTTTTGGAGCCTTATTGGATATAACAGGTAAAACGTACAGACCTATTTTAAAGTTTTTTATTATCTAATTCACCacttatttttatttgtgtttttaTTGACCAttcaaatatatattgaatgaacaaTATACTATAAAACTTTGAACATGGAAccctttatattttttattatattttatttttatccctttattatgttttagttttaaatattttACATTTCTATAACTACTTAATTATTTCTACCatagtttttgttttttatttatgatgtgtttatatattaatttataatgataaccttaatttaaaatatttatattaaaatttaatatgtTTAAAAAACAACCAAAAAGTTTTACGTAACATTTTAAATAGATTATAATCAATAAgttaaattcataaaaaaaaactattgaaaAAGTTCAACTATTTAATTTGAGATCAAAATTATTAGAATAGTAAGATGACAAAAATATAATGTCATAGTGTATTTTTACTATTGGAGGAGATGCTTTAAAATCAACCAACTAATTTAAAGAAACTAACAAAACTTAAGAGTCAACCACTTCAAAAAAAACCCGATAAAGATTAAAAGTCAActagtttaaaaaaaatgaaaacgatTAAAGTTAAACTAGTTGATGGATTttgggttttaacccatggatttaGGTCGGTTTTAAACAATTGGCTTGGCTCTTAATGGGTTCGGTTTCGTTTtatcggtttttcggttttgttCATCCCCTAGGTTtttataatgatcaaataatatACATAACGCAACCACATACAAAAACAATTATTAAGCGAGAGGCTGTAACGAGAGCAATATGAGTTATCATCAAATAAACATAAACAATCAAAAAAGAATATGGTGTCGAGCATTTTCACATATATAATCCTTCAGGTACACCCTCTTTCTTCTTGAACATAACCTTATCCTTTGCCTTCTTAAAATCCCCATGTGTCACCTAATTTAACCAAAACACCATCACCAGAAATTTAGTCCATATAAAAACATATACCATTTTAAACCCATTCACACTAACCTTCATTCTACGTTCTCTTAAAGCAAGTAATCCAGCCTCAGTACATATAGCCTTGATATCAGCCCCCGAGAACTCATCTTTCGTCATAACAAATTCTTCCAAATTAACATCATCCGCCAAAGTCATTCTTGATGTGTGTATCTAAAGTAACAAaatcattaaaacacataaactaaaaaaaatattaaaacacCCAATTTTTGtccaaatttacctgaaaaatTCGCCTCCTGGTTTTAGTGTCGGGAAGGGGGAACTCTATCTTTCGATCGATCCGACCCGGCCTAAGCAAAGCCGGGTCAAGGCTTTCGATTTTATTAGTCGCCAAAATGACTTTGACATCACCTCTTGAATCAAAACCATCCAATTGGTTCAATAATTCCAACATTGTCCTTTGGATTTCACGTTCCCCTCCAGAGTGTGCATCATACCTGCATAGCAAACCAACAGGTAGGTACCACTGTGTTTGACTGAGACTGATGTCAATAGGACAAAACAGAGACTCCTAATCTCTTGTCTGCGtaaaagacgtgaatgccctcCTGGTCATTGAAAATAACCCTAGAAAGTTTGTTAAATACCTTTTTGTACCAacggcatcaatttcatcgatGAATACGATAGATGGGGAGAGATCGTCCGCAACTCGGAAGAGTTCTCTCACCAATTTAGGACCTTCTCCAAGGTACTTTTGAATCAACTCGCTTCCAACAACACGTAAGAAAGTTGCGGACGTGGAGTTTGCCACtgcctgaaaaaaaaaattaataaataaataaatccgaCTAGTGGTTACGGGATTAAGAtgtaagtaaaaaagaaacagtaTCTTAGATTGACACAATAAGATAAGTTGAAGAGCAAACCTTTGCAAGCAAAGTCTTGCCTGTTCCAGGCTCACCATACAATATAACCCCTTTAGGAGGTTTGATTCCAATGTCTTCATATAGTTCTGGGTGAGTCAATGGGAGCTCTACTGCCTCTTTTATTTCTTGTATCTGGGCATCTAATCCACCAATATCAGCATATGATTCCAAAGGAGCCTTCTCAACCTTCATCACTGACACCATGGGGTCAACATCATCTTGTAGGAGCCCAACAACAGAAAGAACCTGACAATGTATAAAAAGACCCCATTACCACATTCATATAGCTTAATTTGCTTTGGGGTAATCACAGGTAGCTGAAAGATCCTTTCATTCCATTTCCATATATGGGATCGCAATCAATCATGCAATGTAATCGTTTCATTATCAAATGCTATAGTAAAAACTACTTATGCACTCGTCAATTATCAATATTTGATCTATTACTTCTGATCAGAACACTATTCCTGTTGCGATCACATCAATCGCTTTCAATTCCAATCAACTCAAACCCAATTCAATTAAAATGAAGGCTGTCTATAACTGGAATCAATTGAAAAGCTAATGCTTGAAAAGAAGAATGTTACCTTATTGTGCATCAAAATCGCACATCCAGGCTCCAATTGATCCTTGTCAACAAACGATAAAATACCAACGTAATACTCCGGTCCGACCGACGATGACACGATGGCGTGATTCTCATCAATAAGCTCCTCTAGATTACCAACGCTCATTGGTGTTCCACGAAGATCATCAACCTTAGACCTGTCTTCTTCAGTCTTCTCTTCCTGAGGCTTCAACCTTTCCTGATTGGCCACGAACTCCTCTTCCATTAACAAATAATCTTTGATTCGCTCGAGCTTTAAGAGCCGTAGCCTACATTTTGAATGTGGCGTAACCGTCGGTAACCGAGCGGCTGCCTCAGGTCCCTTCTGCTTACGTTGTTTCCGGCCAACTCGAGCAGGCGGCGCTGCCGGTTCGAATTTCTTCTCCTTTTTGTCGCCGTCGTTCTTGCGATCACCTGGCAAGCCTTGTCGGTTTAAACCGCCTGGAGTTCCTTGACCCATGGTGGTTTGCTCGTCACCGATAGGGAAATACGGATCGGAAATTGGGTTTCTGAAGGTTCTTCAACGTCTTTCTTTGCAAGAAAGCAGAGAGAATGGGAAATCACCGTCTAATGGTATATGTAGATCCACTCACGAGTGACGATTGTGTAAAATTCGGGTCGGTTTTCATCCTACCGATTATTTTTCGGGTTGTGGGCTTTCATTTCGAAATACTTGCTTCTTTTCCAGGCCTTCCAGGCTTATTGAACcgtttttcttgttttttttttttatttctttttttttctttttttaaagaaaaaaaaatgagtgGTAATATATCTTTTTGCTTTGATATATTTAGTCATTGAATTcttttatctatatttgaccgttaatttttttttatacatttagTCTTTATAACCAGCTATTTTAAGTTAAACAAAAAAAACTTAATAGGTTAATATAATTTTAGTTTGTATACATTtagtttttaatgtttttgtacacattcaatCTTTATGACTGGGTTCTTCAAGTTCTGCTCACGACATCTTACATgagacaatcattaatgaggtgttcTAATACATGACTCGTCTCCTACTTATATCACTAACCTAATTTACGAATCGGATAAATAATATTGTATTTTAAGAGATGGCATATTTATTAAAACAAATAATTATAGAAACTATAGGTATCTAAATTATAATGTAgtattttttgtaaaaatatcaataTATGGATCTAATATGCAAAATATTGCAAACTataaggactaaaagtgtaagGCACTATTTTTTGGAAATTAAAAACTAGACAGGCAAAAAATGTAATTTTGAAAACTTAAAACTAgaggatcaaaaatgtaattcATGCAAACTAAATATAATTCATGAAATTTAAAACTATAGGTgccaaaaatgttttttttttcttatttccttCTTTCAAATTAAAAAGTACATATATTAAAAGTctaatacccccccccccccccccccaacaagTTGAGAAGAAAAAGAAGGTATCTGTCGGAGGAGGTACTCGCGTTTGATTAGCTAGTTGGGATGTAATAATTTACCAATTCAATGATTAGTAGTTGGTCTGAGAGGATGATCAACCACACAACCACACTGGGATTGAGACACGACCTAGACTCCCACGGAAGGCAGCAATGAGGAATTTTCCACAATAGGCGAAAGTCTGACAGAGTAATGCCACCTGGAGGTAGAATGCCCACAGGTCATGAACTTCTTGTCCCGAAGAAGAAGCAATGACTGCATCTAGGAATGAGTATCTACTACTCTATGTCAACAGTCGTAGTAATACATATTTTATCGTATAAATGGAATTACGCTTACTTGTTTTTTAGTCCGTGTGGTTATAGGATTTGCTATGACATTTTACCATCGTCCTATCGTTACTGATGTTTTGCTTTGTTCAATACATAATGATTGAAGCTAATTTTTGTTGGTTAATCTGAGTAGTTCATCGATGGACAACAAGTATGATGGTCCTAATGACGATCCTACATGTATCGTGTATATCTCATCGGTGGATTTAAAAAACCTTGCGAATTAACTTGGGTTACATGTGCGGTTTTGGGTGTATTGACTACATCTTTTGGTGTAACTTGTTATTCATTACCCCATGACCAAATTGGTTATTAGGCAGTAAAAATTATAACATGTGTACCTGAAGCTATTCTTGTAATAGGATCACCTTTGGTAGAATTATTGTGTGGAAGTGCTAGTATGGAACAATCCAGTTTGTTTCTACTCAACGTTATGGTGCATTGTTGGagatgcaggaggccgccaggcgacgTGAGATTAAGATTGATTTGCAGAAGAGGGAGCAGAGGTTGGCATCGGCGTAGTCGCAGCCTACGCCAAAGCGGTTTAAGGCTGCTGATGTCAGATCTAGGAGCTAGAAAGgccgcacttatgggaagtgcggcaaggtgcaTGAGGGTGCTTGCCGATCATCGTCTGGATGCCACAATTGTGGCCGACAGGGCCATATGGCAAGGGATTGCCGCCAGCAGGCTCCAACACTCAGTTCCAGGATTTGCTAGCATTGCAACCAGGTGGGCCATGTGAAGGCCCACTGCCCATCGCTTGCTGCTAAGCCGACGCAGGCTCCAGCgccggctactttgaggattatggATGGGGGTCAAGGTAAGGTAGAGCCCCTGAGGGCTCGAGGTCACGCTTTCCAGCTTACTgcagaggaggccagagcagctcCAAACATTGTgattggtatgtttctatcccttatttttgttgattatgttttgtgttatgcttatgtttgtaCCTTTGATAGGTACGTtcctagtgaactctttgcctgctctagtgttgtttgactcgggtgtgagtcggtctttttTCTCGATCGTTCAGTAGGGAGTTAATATGCCtattggggagttagagtgtccgttgcgagtctctatcgccaacgaacacgaggTTTTTGCATCATCGGTATATCATGGTTGTATtgtggagattttcggggtgcctTATCTGATCGATTTGATCCCTATCCCCATGGAGGATGTCTTCCTGATTGTGGGTATCGATTGGCTGAGCCGTTTCGgtgctatgattgattgtgagggccaacgcgtggtagttcgaaccccaagtaggggagaactagttatctatggagagggcaGCATGATGGGTTCAAGGTTTTGTTCTGCAACCAGGGCTAGGCAGtattgtgacatccctaaaatcacggcctgaaaagaccgatttaatttatgcttttaaaatgatttaagagtaatcctttgatttaaagagttgcggaattcgttcccaaaacaaaatatgataaaataagatttaccaaagcatttcttaaagaaatgtatttttcattatattacaatactcgggatgtcatgttccgataaacagaccaaaagcataaacatttcaatacagaccttacaacagttatttacaacaacaggtctataatccaaaaataacttgacaagtcatccaacttatgctctggcgccactacttgtaatacaaagaaactgagtgggtcaggcttgggagcctggtgagcatataaggttttcaacccagaataaataattatatttaattccaccaaccaacaataacccaattacccactcccgttattctcactttacgtccctaagacaactaacataagggacctagtctaagaatatttcttcggggcgacaacacatgcttcgggggttcctcagcaatataagtcaaataaggcaaccatgagggggatggagtacatcgaatgaacacccaagttcattaacacctacaggtagcgagcctgctagcgttccacaggactgtctagaaaagtctgtggtcgtcatctaaactccgctagatgactaaatcaaaaaacatcaaggcctctcatctttttatcacaagacaactatctacccatgttctacccaacattttagtagataaaatatacattttatacatagtttaaaacctgtatagtatgttcattcaaaacacattccagataaaagatgagacacatacacataacacgtatttcatagagaataaatcatatccatgagatagaagaaagtgaatatacattcacacatataacaacaaaatatacacataacacgtatttcgtataaaatacttcataattatgcgttagaagaaagtaactccacactcacttgatcagaagatgatcagacagcactacggcttgtagaagtagtattcttcggtagatctggaagatcttcacaaaaaccggactcctcgcgggcagagcttcggctcggaaactcttttcttctcgggatcttcgggcttcgggactcgcttcgggtcttgggatgataccggggcttcgagatatttcttgcatgtaaatcgaggtaaaacgagagagagagagagagagagagagagagagagagagagaggagagaaaatagcaaccctaaacggttagcccttcaaatctatttatagggcaaaatctgcccttgccacgtcgtggcacctttgtccacgtcgtgggcttgatcgtcactgcatgcgtcatcgcaagttgcgtctgggggactcccggaggtgtcagaagacctgccacgtcgtggcactgcttgccacgttgtggtctctgacacagctttggggttcgcgccccaaacttcagaaattcataactttcgcatacgaactccgttttcgacgttctttatatcgacgcgaaggtgagattatgctctacaagtctcgtttagactccgttggctaattttgactttatttttaatatattataaatatattacttatatattatttttagtaggccgggacaggaaaactgcgttcgaaattcataactccttcatctgaactccgttttcgtgtgtctttttatcgttggactactgttgacgagatcttcgactctcatttagattgtttcggttaagaatcactcgatctcatatttgagTATTCGGGCTTCAtattgctaagtcgaaacttcggaaaatcataacttcttcatacaaagttagatttgggcgtctcggtttaacgaaccctacgaatttcgtttagatcaataaggctagatatcgctctatcttaaattcatattctaCGTCAtttggcgtcgtgccggttctgtcgcgaaacttcgacaggtcataacttcttcgttataactcggatttcggtattccttatatctccggaatccttgtttcgacccctacaactttatgaaaagatattgggattatatcacactttaattttaacgcttattttattcttaattcaattaagccacacaactaagcataaaacacataatactcaaatatttcatcattaatacttcaaaataattacaaaggttaacctagactattacatcaacaataatgcctagcctggaaacgcgggtgttacaagtatattcagcacgggtgtgcaggttattggcatatgtggtggatatgcATGTTAGGGATCAGATTTTAGTTTCGGAGGTCCCGGTTGACAAGCAGTTTGCCaatgtatttccggaggagttacccggtgtgcctcttaagagacaagtcgagttcaggattgacctcatGCCAGGTGCGGCCCTGATTGCCAAGGCGTTGTACCGCCTGACACTGCgtaagatgtaggagttgtcatcttagttgcaggagctgctaggcaagcagttcatcagaccgagtagttctccgtggggagcaccgattttatgttggattagtgtctaagtccataactattttggtatgtacttgacccgattatgagcatggtccttttgggttgccttcaccataacaatatgtatgatgaattaaggagagaaaggtttaattatgatttattaatatattatgagaataatatattaaaggagaaatcatattgtttaattaatattagtcaagaataaaTTTTGTGGGTaagagagattaattaaacttaagggattggaattgtaattataagataactataattgggatatggatcaccttggaataataggttggacgaattctatggggaagcccattagaaatcgtccaaggcatgttccagaaggggtccatgggatgcttagggcttaagcagtcaaattagggtttccttgttagataaccctaattgcctacctatataaagacccctagagacccaaaaacgtggtgaacacttcctttagggtttccaaccgtttttggtgcctctcttctctttcctcttcatccaagtggcttagtggtgtttgtgactccattagaggtgtaacacttgaggcactaagctttctgaagccaaggaattgattattattgctacataacaatcaaggtaagatctaaaacctaattcatatgttatattgattactagcatgctagatctagggtttgtaagtcttggaagtttattgcatgttcaaagtagaaaaactagatccaagtaattagggttgcatgaacaccataggattgataaTATGCAcataacccattagtggtatcagagcctaggttgttttttctagttgaatagatgcaaaagtgaactgccaaatgatcaaaaagttgaaatttttgcTGTCTGcaccgccgactcggcgagtccagggtgcTGTTGAcgggattttcgattttttgagcagattttgttaaggataattaccaaaactcgtttttattgcctaaaatcgattttttatgtttggaatgtttatccttatcaaatttaatggatttggttaaatatggataatataggattattattagataaatatttgacctagtaagtGAAGAGGCCTTTAGATTAATCAATTTATCAAACAGTAACAGTGAATGAGAATAAGAATAAGAGGAATTCACGAAGAAAAGCTTTCACTAAGAagaataatctcacaaagagattatcgtgtgcacaaagcaacgattagggtttgtgaaaagtatgttttcacaaacctatacaaaagattatatactacaattctagacaatccctataaatcagggatacgccagctaactaattaggctaactatggaaacaagataaatacaagatcTGTTACAATGTACtgactaaactattacaaactgagctGCTGAAACGTTGATGCTGACACTGAGATATGCGCTGATGCTGaggtctgttttaaacattatcatatttcaaggtttgaccttacaatctcccccaatatgatgatgttcaaaacaaactaaaGTAAAACACCTCTGGACAGGaactcttcatactcagcttcagcttctatttttactggccagtaaggactatccagcaactcctgtcttctaTTCAGCAGCTTCATGGCAATAAGGATGTGAAACTCTCCGgagagatcttgatgactcatgcacatttgccttaagccaacgAGATGAGTGGTTGGAGCCTTTGGGATCTCAGCAGTTCACTGAAAAcacatctttctgtttttatcaagatagaacatcccgtgttcaggagCTGAGATAAACTTATGCTGAACCGGGTCAACACTGATAGGAAGAGAATTGTTTATTCCACCAGCACCAAAGTCCAGAACCAatacatcttcaccatcaacttgaaaCTTGGTTCTTCGAGTTCTAGGAATAGATAACCTTTGGCCTTGATGCtgaggtcgttctttaggaacaagatccaaacgctgaactttcttgatcagcagatgaagagcacaagtcagttccgaagagtgagctgaggtttgcttggatgctagtTCGAGTAGTTCCATCCATTCAGAATATCCATACttgatcagctcatccctcttgacaacttcagtgtatgAATGTTGAGGAtcttgacgagtgatcagcaacgTAAGAATTTTCTCATTTCGTGGCTTGGAAGCTTTAACTTTGATGATCTTATCACCACACACTCATCGTTTAAGAACGTCTTCAAACCTCTTTCGATCAATCATGTCAAGAACACTGTCAGTCTTAGGCTTACTACTGCTGGGAGAAGGCTGAGAAGATTGAGATTTGGACTGAAATTCCAGGAATTTCTGCATCTAAGCTTCAAAAGATCCTTTGGCCTGAAGTTTGTGCTGAATAAGAgtttcatcagcttgagcaatgttctttagaagctgagcttgattagcttcatcaagaatttgcttaaCTTGATCAGGAGACATGTTCCACTCAGCCGCCAAATTTGATATACTGACTatggacttgggtttcttggCAGGCAAAGAAGTATTAGTTTGAGAATGAGCCAATTCAGTATCTGCTACCTTACGCTTTCGAGAAAGCGGATGAGAGTCTTCACTGGCAACGTTTGAATCTTCTCCTTGAACCGGAAAAATGGGATCAGCAACAGAATCGACTAATTTCATGTCtgacctttgagattcattatcaaGATCATCTGAACTTTCTTCTTGAACTGGAATAAGAGGATTAATGAAGTTCATATCCagtatttgacattcatcatctggttcatcatcatgctcactatcttcaACCAGCTTTTCAGTGGCTGCTGGACTATTAGGCCCCGCAGAGTCAGACTCATGCATTGGCTTTAGTGATTCAGGCTGAACAATGGTGTTGTCAACAGGTTCGGTGTCTCTCTCATTCGGTTCATCATCAGCATTatcatcagcatcagcatcatcatcagtatctccccctttttgagcatcatcaaaTTGGGGACTGGAGGGAGGAGTATGCAGGAGAACTTCCTTTAGCTGATGAACATCAGCCTCAATGTGTAgaagacgctgactcatgtcccgagtcagtgtCAGAAGTTCAATAAATGCTGAGGCCGAAATTTGAATTAGTGAAGTAGCTGGAGCGGCTGGAGAGctaggtggattctccccctgcgAGGGATGCTCCCCATGAgatggttgctccccctgaaATTGTTGCTCCCCCTGACTCATTGAATCCTTTAGGGCTGAGGGAACTTTCTCATTATTAGAGACGATATGATGAAAAAGTTGAGGAGAGAATTGACCACCTTCATGTGGTTCATCTTCTTGACCGGCAGGATCTTCATGGATACCATCAGCGCCTCCTTCATCAGTATCAGCAGTGAAAGAGGGAACAGTGTATGGatttgcaatccattctctcattcTATCAGAGATTCCAATGTCAGTATCCAGGGGATCATCTTGATACATTCGAATAGACATGCGAGGGCATTGGATGGGATTTCCAGAATGCGAGAAGTAGTCTGCAGCGAAAAATTTATCGAGCACAAgagcaatccagcgtggaaaATGAACGTGATCAGCGCGTACATTTACACGAAGAAGCTGaacaagttgatcaaagaatagggccccataatcaagtctttttttgagaagaagtgagcaaacgacttgttgctcataattACTCAATTGATCACCACTTCAagacttgtgacccacacacttGCACAGAGCACCGGTGAAAAATTTCCATCCTGGAGTCATACATTGGCACAAAATAAGAGCCGATCGAGTaccagcctttgagtgatcatatcCCAGTTGATCAAACATACGTCTACACCGTTCAATAGAAGGAAGCTCTGAGAAAGGTTCAAAGATGGGTAACCTTAGTGCAGCACTAAGAAGTTCTGCGGTGATAAAGATAGAATGTCTTCCACGGCCAATGGTCCCGGTAATGGCATTGTTGTCGTCGTTGACAGTTgcagtgtagtagaactcacagaCTTGTGCAGGGAAGAACTCTGATGGAATGTCACTGATTGCGTATCGTAGGCGGCAGGAGGCTAAGAAAttaacaaaatcatcgagtccaagacctcgatgaacctcGGGAATATCAGGGTTGAAAACAACGTTGGTGGCTTTGATGTATATGGGAAGAGGAGGAGGGTTTGGGGTAGGAACTACCCTTCGTGAAGTGGAGGAGTAAGTGAACAGAGATGTCGCCATTAGAGAGTTTTTAGGGTGCTAGGGTTTTGAATATAAGTGAAGGAAGTTTAAAATTGTGGAAGGAAAGTTTAAAACAAGGGTGAAAGAGGTTTATATATGGAATGAAACGGGCCtttaaaaaggtaatgattatcttcattaaaaaTAACGGCGTatcgtaacaacctgtcagaTAAAAATAGCCGTTGGGTAAAAGAGCCGTTGACTGAAGTTGAAACGTCAATCAGTGTTCGCGGAAGCGCTGAGATCAGAGTCACAAAAAGTTACATGCTGAAGATatttctccgtcaattcaagATACAACTTGCTTAATTGAGGCTAGCAAGGatattggtgcgtgtgatagatactagttgcattatctaaccatcggcacagagtgttgtgactttatcagtgagtggtttatcttactgaatcattagacactgaatgagaagaaggtaaagaaaggattgttgcatgtgatagaccttggtgttttggtctaaccatcggcaaagattttcagaatctcatcagcgtgtgttttggcacactgaatcacagaatcagtgtaagattggtaagaagagatagttgcgtgtgatagatcttggtgttttgatctaaccatcggcaaagatttttagactctcatcagcgtgtgttttgtcacactgaatcacagaatcagtgtaagatgggtaagaagagatagttgcgtgtgatagatcttggtgttttgatctaaccatcggcaaagagcttcaagttgttatcagtgtacGGTTTTTAGTACaatgaatcattcaactttattttagaagacttgaagaagagagaaagataggagatcaaaccaagtactcagtatgcaaatatcaccagcatgtcatcatcagcacaatgtacatcagcttataagacaataccaaacattagcacaattaatcagcaaaattaattacaagg encodes:
- the LOC111881238 gene encoding 26S proteasome regulatory subunit 4 homolog A translates to MGQGTPGGLNRQGLPGDRKNDGDKKEKKFEPAAPPARVGRKQRKQKGPEAAARLPTVTPHSKCRLRLLKLERIKDYLLMEEEFVANQERLKPQEEKTEEDRSKVDDLRGTPMSVGNLEELIDENHAIVSSSVGPEYYVGILSFVDKDQLEPGCAILMHNKVLSVVGLLQDDVDPMVSVMKVEKAPLESYADIGGLDAQIQEIKEAVELPLTHPELYEDIGIKPPKGVILYGEPGTGKTLLAKAVANSTSATFLRVVGSELIQKYLGEGPKLVRELFRVADDLSPSIVFIDEIDAVGTKRYDAHSGGEREIQRTMLELLNQLDGFDSRGDVKVILATNKIESLDPALLRPGRIDRKIEFPLPDTKTRRRIFQIHTSRMTLADDVNLEEFVMTKDEFSGADIKAICTEAGLLALRERRMKVTHGDFKKAKDKVMFKKKEGVPEGLYM